CCTATTGTTTGAATGTTGGTTCAAAAAAGCGGTTACACCTGCACAAACTTTGCAGGCCGGCTCTCATTCGCAGAGTAGAGAAAAGCGCGGTCGCTGACAAGGGAGCCGGGCCAAAAAGTTGGCATCGCAAGTGCTACGGCGCGCACGCGCTGATAAAATCTAGGCAGTCCCCTGGGAGAATCCTGTTTTGCCGAGAAAGTCATACCTGGCGGCGATCGCAGCCGTGCTGCTTTTCGTGGTGGCGAGCGAGCGGCCGGCGCACGCCTACACCGACCCCGGGTCGGGCATGCTGATCTGGCAGGGCCTGGTGGCCGCCTTCCTGGGCGCGTCCTTCTACTTCCGCAAGTTCTTCTTCAAGCTGTTCGGAGCAAAATCCACCGACGACAAGCCGGAGTAGTGCGCGCGCGATGAGCGACCTGCGCGCCGCCGAAGCTGCCTCGTTCCGCGATCCCGCCGGCCGCGTGGTGTTGCTGGGCGACCGGGTGCTGCGCGGCGTGCGCGCAGAGGCGCTTGCCGACCTGGACGCGTTCCTCGCGTCGCCGCTCGCGCAGAAGCTGCTGAGCGATGGCCGGCTGGTGCGGACCACGACGGTGACCGACGCGCCCGCGGAGTTGCAGCCGCTGTTCGCCGGCGCGGCGCGCGTGGTGGAGCACGAGCGCATCGCGTTCCCGGCGTACGCTTACGAGTGGTCGCCGGCGATGTTGCACGCCGCCGGCGTGTTGACGCTGGAACTGGCTGCCGCGCTGCCCGGCGCCGGCCTGGGGCTGAAGGACGCCACGCCGTACAACGTGCTGTTCCGCGGCTCGCAGCCGGTCTTCGTCGACGTGCTCTCGGTGGAGCGCCGCGAGCCACGTGACGCCACCTGGCTGCCGTATGCGCAGTTCGTCCGCACCTTCCTGCTGCCGCTGCTGGCGTGGAAGAAGTTCAAGCTCCCGCTGCGCGACGTCTTCCTCGCCCATCGCGACGGGCTGGAGCCCGAGGACCTGTACCGCATGACCGGGCCGGTCGAGCGCTGGCTGCCGCCGCTGCTCGGCCTCGTCACCATGCCGACGCGCCTCGGCGCGAAGCACTCCGCCGATGACCAGACCATCTACCAGCCCAAGCTGCTGAACGATCCCGAGCAGGCGCGCTACGTCCTGGGCGCGCAGTTGCGCGGGCTGCGCGGCAAGCTCGACGCGCTCGCGCCCGCCGCCGACAAGTCCACCTGGTCCGACTACATGAAGACGCACAGCTACTCGGAGCAGCAGTTCGCCGGCAAGGAGCAGTTCGTGCGCGCGGCGCTGGCCGAGGTCGCCCCGAAGAGCGTGCTCGACGCCGGCTGTAACACCGGGTTCTTCAGTCTCCTGGCGGCGGAGCGCGCGGGCACGAGCGTGGTCGCGCTCGATTACGATCCCGAGGTCGTCGACCGCGTGTTCCGCGAGGCGCGATCGCGCCAGGCGGATGTTCTGCCGCTGGTAGTGGACCTGACGCGGCCGTCGCCGGCGACCGGATGGCGCAACCGCGAGTGCCCGGCGTGGCTGGAGCGCGCGCGCGGCCGCTTCGACCTGGTGCTGCTGCTCGCGCTCATCCACCACATGCTGGTGAGCGAGCGCATTCCGCTTGACGACGTGCTCGCGCTCGCCGCCGAGCTCACGCGCGACGCCGCCGTCGTCGA
This DNA window, taken from Terriglobales bacterium, encodes the following:
- a CDS encoding class I SAM-dependent methyltransferase; this translates as MSDLRAAEAASFRDPAGRVVLLGDRVLRGVRAEALADLDAFLASPLAQKLLSDGRLVRTTTVTDAPAELQPLFAGAARVVEHERIAFPAYAYEWSPAMLHAAGVLTLELAAALPGAGLGLKDATPYNVLFRGSQPVFVDVLSVERREPRDATWLPYAQFVRTFLLPLLAWKKFKLPLRDVFLAHRDGLEPEDLYRMTGPVERWLPPLLGLVTMPTRLGAKHSADDQTIYQPKLLNDPEQARYVLGAQLRGLRGKLDALAPAADKSTWSDYMKTHSYSEQQFAGKEQFVRAALAEVAPKSVLDAGCNTGFFSLLAAERAGTSVVALDYDPEVVDRVFREARSRQADVLPLVVDLTRPSPATGWRNRECPAWLERARGRFDLVLLLALIHHMLVSERIPLDDVLALAAELTRDAAVVEYVDPADAMFKRLTRGRDALHRELTPAAFEAAAQRRFAIVRKLEQGTRTLYLLRKKAA